Sequence from the Sinorhizobium meliloti genome:
AGACAGAAGAGACGTGACGGCAAACAGGCCCAGCGACCAGACCAACAGCTTGGGGCGAGAGTACCTCGCCCCAAGTTCGCCGAAGGTAAGCAATCCCACGAGCGTGCCTCCGGCATAGGCTGCGAGGACCATCTGCGCCAATGCCGCAGTCCCGCCGAGTGCGGTGGGCATCGCCGGAATTGCAGGCAGCACCAAGTCAGTCCCCGCGATTCCGAGGATGGTGCCGAATGAGATCAGCAGGAACATGACGGTCGGCGAAACATTCACGGTCATAGCTGCCCATAACATGCAGACTTCGCTCAACCAATTGCACTTTGCTTATCGGTTTCACCAAAAATCTTGATGGAACACTGCGGGTGCTCGACGAACAGCAACGGCGGCCCGCGCTCTACAGCGCCGCGCGTCTTATCAGACGCGCTAAGAGGGAAACCGTGCAGCGCTTTTCCGTCCGGCCCTGCCTAGCGTTCAGGGTAGCTGCAGTACGTCGGGATGCTGCAGCGGTGCATCCTTGATCCAGATCTCAGCGCCTTCGGGTCCGGTGATCGCTTCGAGCGCCTCTCCTGCGGGCAACCTGCCCCAACTCTGCGGCTCCAGTTGCTCGCCCCCGACTGCGAGGCCGCCGGAGAGGACGAAGAACTCGAGCCCACGGCGATTCTCGACGCTGACGGCTGAACCCGGCAGCCAGTTTTCTACCGACACGCGCTCTTTCCCGTCGTCAAACAGGGCCCGCGCTGCCTCGACCCCCTCGCGCAACGGCGCTGGTTCACCCTCTCCAGGGTGGCGAACGATTTGCGTGCCGTCGCCCTCACGATATTGCCAGAGCCGCACAAAAATCGTGCACCCATTCTTCGAGGCAGGTACATGCGAGGTGCCGGGCGGATTGCGAAAATAGCTGCCCGCAGGATAGTCGCCGTGCTCGTCCTCAAACGTCCCCTCGAGCACGAGGATCTCCTCGCCGCCGCTATGGACGTGGCGTGGGAAGGCGCTGCCCGGCGCATAGCGTACGATCGAAGTTGCGCGCGCAACTTCGCCGCCGACACGGTAGAGCATGCGGCGATCCACCCCTGCGGCGGGGCTCGGAACCCAGTCGAGTTTAGCCGAATGGACGATTACGGGTTTCGTCAGGTCTTCATTGATGCGCATCTGACTGGTCTCCCATTGTCACGACTATATGGAACTTCGCGTCACCGGACCCCTTTTTCTCAACAGTTCTGTGGTCCGCTCCAGCGGTTTGGGATCAGCGCTGCAACACCGGGGGAACGTAGTCGCGTCCCATGTCGATCGAGGCAGGACGCCCGGAGAGGAAAAGCTCGCCGACGCGCGGCGCGGTTCTGGCGATAACCTTGCCCGCCTTGATGACGAACAGCCGGTTCGGCTTCAGCCGCAATGCCTCGGTGACATCCGCCGCCTGCAGCACGACGAGATCTGCCTTGCAGCCAATGTCGAGGCCGTAGCCCTGAAGCCCCATGGTCTTTGCCGAATTGACGGTGATCGCGTCGAAGATCTTGCACTTGTCCTCGATGCCGGCCATTTGCGCGACGTGGATCGCCATATGGGCGACCTCCAGCATGTCGCCCGAGCCCATCGAGTACCAGGGGTCCATGACGCAGTCATGCCCGAAGGAGACGTTCAGGTCGGCCGCCATCAGCTCCCGCACCCGCGTCATGCCGCGCCGTTTGGGATAGGTGTCGTGGCGGCCCTGCAGCATGATGTTGATCAGTGGATTGGGGATCACGTTGATCTCCGCCTCGGCCATCAGCGGGATGAGCTTCGAGACGTAGTAGTTGTCCATCGAATGCATCGAGGTGAGATGCGAACCAGCCACGCGCCCCTTGAGGCCGAAGCGCACCGTCTCGGCCGCCAGCGTCTCGATGTGGCGCGACATCGGATCGTCGGTTTCATCACAATGCATGTCGACCGGGAGGCCGCGGTCGGCGGCGAGCCGGCACAGTGCCTCGACGGAGCGGGCGCCGTCTTCCATCGTCCGCTCGAAATGAGGAATGCCGCCAACGATGCCGATGCCCATGTCAAGCGCACGCTCGAGGGAGGCGACGCCGCCGGGCGCGCGGAAATATCCGTCCTGCGGGAAGGCGACGAGCTGCAATTCGATATAGGGTGCGACCTGTTCCTTGACCTCGAGCAGCGCTTCTGCCGTCACGAGGCGCGGATCGGACGTGTCCACATGGCTGCGAATGTAGAGAAGGCCCTGGGTGACGGCGAGGTCGCAATAACGAAGCGCTCGTTCGACGAGGGCTTCCTTCGTCAGCAGCGGCCGCAACTCGCCCCAGAGCGAGATGCCCTCGAGCAGCGTGCCGGAGATGTTCATGCGCGGCAAACCGAGCGACAGCGTCGCATCCATGTGGAAATGCGGATCGCAGAAGGGCGGGCTGACCAGGCGGCCGGCCGCGTCGATCTCCTCGCCGGGGGTCGCAGTTATCGACTTCTCGATGGCGGCGATCTTGCCGCCGGCAAGGCCGATATCAAAGCCCTGCCGGCCGTCCGGCAGGTTCGCATTGCGGATGATCAGGTCGAACATGGGTCAGTCCTCGGGTTTTCTTTAGCGCTCGCCGCGCCGGTATGGTTGCATCAGGGCCTGCGGAACGCGGGCGCGACGGGCCATGAGCGCCAGCGCTGCGATCGACAGCAGATAGGGGATCATCAGGAAGATCTGATAGGGGACGACGCCGCTCAGCCGCGTCTGCAGGCGCAGCTGGAAGCCGTCGAACAGTGCAAACAGGAGCGCTCCGACGAGGGCGCGGCCCGGCCGCCAGGAGGCGAAGACGACGAGCGCTATGCAGATCCAGCCCCGCCCCTGCACCATGGTAGGAAAGAAGCTGTTGAAGGCGGAGAGCGTCAGGAAGGCGCCGCCGATGCCCATCAGCGCGCTCCCGACGATGACGGAACCAAAGCGGATCGCCATCGGGTTGATGCCCTGCGCCTCGGCGGCGTGCGGATTTTCGCCAGTCATGCGGATCGCCAGGCCGAGCGGCGTTCGGAAAAGCACGTAGCCGAGTACCAGCGCCAGCAGGATCGCCACATAGGTCGGCGGCGTCTGTGTGAAGAGCGCCGGGCCTAGAAAGGGGAGGGATGAAAGCGCCGGGACGTCGATCGGCTGGAACGGCTCGATCGTCGGCGGTGTGCCCGCGACCGGTACCAGCAGACGGAAGACGTAGTAGCTGAAGCTCGAGGCGAAAAGCGTCACCCCGAGACCGGACACGTGCTGGGACAACCCGAGCGTCACCGTCAGGCCCGCATGCAAGAGGCCG
This genomic interval carries:
- a CDS encoding ABC transporter permease, which encodes MNAVTDIFASAGLWAAVLRIATPLILGTLGALLCERSGVLNLGIEGIMTFGAMIGWLTVYNGADLWTGILVAGLSGGIFGLLHAGLTVTLGLSQHVSGLGVTLFASSFSYYVFRLLVPVAGTPPTIEPFQPIDVPALSSLPFLGPALFTQTPPTYVAILLALVLGYVLFRTPLGLAIRMTGENPHAAEAQGINPMAIRFGSVIVGSALMGIGGAFLTLSAFNSFFPTMVQGRGWICIALVVFASWRPGRALVGALLFALFDGFQLRLQTRLSGVVPYQIFLMIPYLLSIAALALMARRARVPQALMQPYRRGER
- a CDS encoding amidohydrolase family protein, with the protein product MFDLIIRNANLPDGRQGFDIGLAGGKIAAIEKSITATPGEEIDAAGRLVSPPFCDPHFHMDATLSLGLPRMNISGTLLEGISLWGELRPLLTKEALVERALRYCDLAVTQGLLYIRSHVDTSDPRLVTAEALLEVKEQVAPYIELQLVAFPQDGYFRAPGGVASLERALDMGIGIVGGIPHFERTMEDGARSVEALCRLAADRGLPVDMHCDETDDPMSRHIETLAAETVRFGLKGRVAGSHLTSMHSMDNYYVSKLIPLMAEAEINVIPNPLINIMLQGRHDTYPKRRGMTRVRELMAADLNVSFGHDCVMDPWYSMGSGDMLEVAHMAIHVAQMAGIEDKCKIFDAITVNSAKTMGLQGYGLDIGCKADLVVLQAADVTEALRLKPNRLFVIKAGKVIARTAPRVGELFLSGRPASIDMGRDYVPPVLQR
- a CDS encoding cupin domain-containing protein, which encodes MRINEDLTKPVIVHSAKLDWVPSPAAGVDRRMLYRVGGEVARATSIVRYAPGSAFPRHVHSGGEEILVLEGTFEDEHGDYPAGSYFRNPPGTSHVPASKNGCTIFVRLWQYREGDGTQIVRHPGEGEPAPLREGVEAARALFDDGKERVSVENWLPGSAVSVENRRGLEFFVLSGGLAVGGEQLEPQSWGRLPAGEALEAITGPEGAEIWIKDAPLQHPDVLQLP